The Periplaneta americana isolate PAMFEO1 chromosome 1, P.americana_PAMFEO1_priV1, whole genome shotgun sequence DNA segment AGTCAGTTATCTGTAGTCGTTATATATCCGACCAAGGACGGCAACGTTCAGGAAAAGTTTTTGGAATGTTTAATCAGATAGAACTGCTGGGGGTTTGTATAGCATAATGTGTCAAATCGTAGAAGAACTGGAATGTGGTTAAAGTTAGTAGCTCAGGGTTATGATGGCGGAGCTGTAGTCTGATCACTTGAGTGGATTGCAGGCTAGAGTAAAACAATTTTTCCTGTGTTTTCTCCATGTTCATTGCTTTGCTCATCGTCTGAATTTAGTTCTATTTCAGTCGGCTGGGACAATATttagattaaatataaatattctttcTGTTACTTAATGGCCTTGTTTTATTTTCCTCCCTGTTTTCTAAGCGAATGCATGCTTTGGATGAACTAGTGAAGAAAATACTTCCGAAGGTGTCTCGGACGAACAGAAATTATAATAGTAGACTGGTATAGACTGTTTTAGAATATCGTGAACCATTCATTAGCTGTTCGAAAATATTGTTGAATAAACTGATAATTGGGATTCAGAAACTCTTAATTCTTCAAGAGGATACCTTGCTTTGCTGAAGAcagatttcaattttaattttctttcgcaTATATTTGGAGCAATATTTTCTGTCACAGATATTCTTTTTGGTGTTCTTCAAAGCAAAACAAATTACATTGTATATTGCATTCAGTAAATTGGTGAATCCAAGACAATTATTGAAGGCAAAAGGGACAGCTTTTCGAATATTTGGAATCGTATAAAAAACATATTATGACATTTCAAACCATAGGCTAAGAGGGTCCATATTCATGACATCGGTAGCTTGGAAACATGAAGTCGCAAACTATTTTTTGTAGTTATTGACAACAACCTTGaacaattaacttaaatgttCAGTAATGTTGACTATCTAAACTTACTGGAACTCACAAATTTCCAAAGCATTACAATGCTCATATCCTAAGTGCTTTTGATATACTAACTATTGCTAATTATGTTGTTTCTTTGATGCAGTGACTCTGCGTTTCCAATTATCTGTACTGTTCAGTGTATAAGAAAGCATTTGTGCGAGTAGTGTCAATAGCGTCAGTGAGTTGTTGAAATGTATTAAGGAATATAAACTAGAGGCGGCCTACTCTGCAGTTGTCAAATTTTGTGAACTTACACTAACAATTCCTACCACTACTTCCTCTCTATTCTCAAGAGAGTAAAGGCATTTGTGAGAAATTCTATAGGCCAAAAGCGAATCTCACAGTTGgcagttttgaaattgaaaaatcatttatTAAGAAACTGCCACAACAATCTCGGTTTTACGGAAACGTCATAGACGAGTTAGACAAACAAAACGGGAGAATCGTTCTGCAGCTTAAATGACAGGTGAgtgggtaatttttttttttaatattaattgtatttagttactgcttccctcctttgaaatattaatactCTCCACTAATATAAACAATTTACTGTACCTTCAACAACGCTAGATACGCTCGTCTGTGCGGATGTTGCGTCTGCCTGGATGATTTCAGTCTGTAAGTAGTAGTCGCTCGTCTTTGTTCCTTCGTCCATCTGTATCACTTCAGTttgtaagtagtggtcgctcgtctgtgcGGATGTTGCGTCCGTCTGGATGATTTCAGTCTGTAAGTAATGGTCGCTCGTCTTTGTTCCTTcgtccgtctgtatcacttcagtctgtaagtagtggtcgctcgtctgtgcGGATGTTGCGTCCATCTGGATGACTTCagtctgtaagtagtggtcgctcgtcttTGTTTCTTCGTCCGTCTGGATGACTTCAGTCTGTAAGTAGTGATCGCTCGTCTGTGTGACTACGTCCGTCTGAATGACTTTGGTCTGCAAGTAatggtcgctcgtctgtgtgccTGCGTCCGTAtgtatcacttcggtctgtaagtagtggtcgctcgtctgtgtgccTGCATCCGTCTGTATCATTTCGGTCTGTAAGTAatggtcgctcgtctgtgtgcctgcgtccgtctgtatcacttcggtctgtaagtagtggtcgctcgtctgtgtgcctgcgtccgtctgtatcacttcggtctgtaagtagtggtcgctcgtctgtgtgccTGAGTCtgtctgtatcacttcggtctgtaagtaatggtcgctcgtctgtgtgtctgcgtccgtctgtatcacttcggtctgtaagtagcagtcgctcgtctgtgtgtctgcgtccgtctgtatcacttcggtctgtaagtagtggtcgctcgtctgtgtgtctgcgtccgtctgtatcacttcggtctgtaagtagcggtcgctcgtctgtgtgtctgcgtccgcctgtatcacttcggtctgtaagtaatggtcgctcgtctgtgtgtctgcgtccgtctgtatcacttcggtctgtaagtagtggtcgctcgtctgtgtgcctgcgtccgtctgtatcacttcggtctgtaagtagtggtcgctcgtctgtgtgcctgcgtccgtctgtatcacttcggtctgtaagtaatggtcgctcgtctgtgtgccTGCGTCTGTCTGTATCACCTCGGTCTGTAAGTAATGATCGCTCGTCTGTGTGTCTGTgtccgtctgtatcacttcggtctgtaagtagtggtcgatcgtctgtgtgcctgcgtccgtctgtatcacttcggtctgtaagtagcggtcgctcgtctgtgtgcctgcgtccgtctgtatcacttcggtctgtatgtaatggtcgctcgtctgtgtgtctgcgtccgcctgtatcacttcggtctgtaagtagtggtcgctcgtctgtgtggTTGCGTCCGTCTGAATGCCTTTGGTCTGCAAGCAGTGGTCGCTCGTTTGAGTGGTTGCGTCCATCTGGATCACTTCGGACTGCAAGCAGTGATCGCTCGTCTGCGTCGCTGCggtcatcttcatcttctctgCTGGTCCAGCTGGAAGCAATATTATTCTTGGTTGAAATCGTCGTTATCACACTGATTTCTAGCTAATGACTAGGATGAATAGGGCATATTAAGTAAAAATGACAACATGTACAATTGGATTAAAATAGAATGGGCCGACACTTGGTAGTTCAAATAGTTTTTAAAGTCAAGTTCACACGAGTAAATTCATTTCGTTCGAAGGCAATGCTCTGATGTTTGTTCcggttgattctttgataatgatCCGTCTACAATGCAGGGGTAATGTTTCTGATTTCGGAACCAGAGTTGTAAGTTCGCTTCCCGGTAGGGATgatttttatgttgtattattttatatgtttaatgacaagtgttagtggaatttgttaataaacttggttATGCAAGTCTTGCAAACATATTATATCCTATTATTTGTGGGCTACTATTAGGCACAACCTGATCTGCATGCGAAATTAATAGTTTGTTTGCCTCCTCAAACATTAGAAGTACatcaaatataaattaacaaaaattatacaaaaacatatataaacaaaaaaaaaggccTGTGGTAGGGACTAGTATTTCTCCATAATCCACTTgcatcaacaactgccctcattcagCGCGACATGGAGTCCAAAAGTTTACGTAATAGGTCTACATCCGTGAccacctcctcccacgcatctagtaGCTACTCTGTTCCATAATTTGTCTGCTGTTCGTAAGGgtggttctgcccaattagagcgtaagGTCCTTTTCAATctatgccacacattttcaatTGGATTCATATCAGGTGAAAAATCCAAGGACATTCGAGCATGTCGACATCAGACCTCTTCGTAAACCATCTTTAAATGCGATTGGCGGTGTGTATCTGATGGTTTTCCTGCTGGAACACAAGTGTTCCGTCTGGATACCATTCTCGGGCGGAAAGAATCATTATATTTGCCAAATGTATTCATATACATCTGTCGTAAACCGACCATGCATGCGTTCTAGAGGCCCTGCTCCAGTGTTTGACATCGCAACGCTCACGCGACCCGACCTGTGAAGTCGTCCCACGAACGTTCATTATATCGGTGGTCATCCATATGATACACACGGGCAGGACATAAGTGCTACTGAAGACATCTACCTCGTTGGACAAAATGACATTCTCCAGTCGAAGTCCTGCCAAATAGTAGCGTAAGCTAGAAGGTCCACGACATGATTCATTTTCAAATGTTCTTTCGTCGCAGTTCGACGAGACCTTATGCCATACTCTCTAAAATGTCTCCTCACGGTTGAAAAGTTGGACGCCATCTTCAAATCAAAGGCATTTAGAAAGATGTGGTTTTCAACTTCTCTGATTAAGATGGCGTCCTCTTACCTTGCAGAGATGCGCGGTCGACCaggaattgaaggattcagaaccatagtgggccaagcgccatttattaaaaacggagaaagcgagagttaaagttaagtgaataccatagtttaatgaatattgagatataatttaattttattatgcatacttcatattacttgctatatgttttcattgaattattgtaataacttagttttaacccttgttgtctaCGTTTTTATTATATGGctcttggcccattatggttctgaacccttcaataagGACGATACAGAAAGCTAAACTCCAATACGAACAAATTGAAGAATGCTAAACAGTTTCacttcaatattgccattattaaaacaaataaaactaaattctatgtttacaatggtaacatgttttaatgttgtagttaaacatatttttaaaaactatAAATCAGATATAAATACAGAcagttttattaacagacaggagtgTTGCTCAGGGGAGAGGTTGTGCtatttactaaacattcaatCGACTTCCAGGCGATGTCGCCTATTGGTACTTTTGAAAATGGTgtttatgaaaaacttattatggtaaatttataatgtaaaaaaattaagactAATGGAGATTCGAACCTCTTTTAATCACTGCTATCAGGTTTAGACCCATGCTTAAATCACCTACGGTACAATGGCCCATGGTTTAATGCAGCGTATTATTTGCTTTCTCATTCATTTTCGATACTTTTGTACCTCGTTTCAATAGATTTAGTATTTATCAATGTTAttgctatttcactcttcagagactctgatgcagctagaatcaaccctttgttttattttataaaatattttagaacaaaatacaACACATTTATATGGTTTAATTGTGTCATCTTGTGAACTGGAACTTCAAGGAGACGGACATGCACACtgttctgtttctggaacttatttacacatttgtcaccggcccattcttttttaaccttattgTAGTTACCAAACTATCAACAATAAGTAAATCATGAAAGTGAAGTTTGAAAATGAATCAAAAGCTGAAGAACGTAgtaacgattacttctaaagcatGTCGTATAAAtctcaaacaaaaataaattcaatgaacTGAAACAGAAGTagtttttacttttattaaaaaaccTAATTTATCCACATTCTTTTATTTACATACAGCTCATAAATATAGTGTGCCTATGTGCCTGGATGTGCCAGCAATTACCAAAATGCTGTAAGAGAGAGGGATTATGTTCcagttttaaaatttccaaaaatataaGCTTGTGACTAGAAGCTATATGCATACATGCAATCATTTTCGCTCTGTTTTTCATTACAGGCAATTTTTAGttaatgaatgtttatttttacaTCTTTGCTTACGAAGACCATGCATAATTCTGTAGATAGTGCTAAAATAGCCACCAGGATTTAAAATAAAGACATCTAAGCAACGCATCATGTACCATCTTACTGGCTATTGTATCTGCTGACATTCTTCTTCAACACACTGGCGAAGAATTTCaatgtattactactactgttaccaataataatatattttattttacccgGCAGAGTTAGACCCTGAGGCCTTTTCTGCCACTCAGGCAgtctacaattacaattacaaaagtTATACGTCGTAATAATACTAGATTCGGGTCATTCCACAGTAACTCACGTTGCATTTAGACACATTTATGAACTTTTCaagatactaaaacaaaaaataaagttttttttcggTTCATTTATTGAATTTAGGAACATTCTTTATAGCAGTAAACAGCCATCGGGAATATAATTCGTGATTTGTGATTTATTGTTGAAATAGTTGTTGTAACTCATGCTACATTTTACTCACCACTAtcttcccacctcacttctgatattctcatcacatccactctgtttcttttCATTACTTCCTTCAAGCTTTCCAACTCACCTGAAACGAGAGGCGTTCCAGTAGTcagtcttcttttcttctctcctgtaGGCTCCGTCATGAatcgtccttccccagtatccccctcccggacatccgattggggggatagtttacgtccggaattttttaccagggaatgACTCATCATGCAATCTTAATTCCAAtatcttcttgggatatatataaatgcggaagcttcccattgctttccgcataccactctctctttcgcatcttagaagatcccagggggccccagcgtggaggtgaggagagtggatttgactaattaggccctccggacttcaccgaaattcacctcaatggtttaaatatcagttccatcagggtttttgacccaatcagagactgggaaatcccaattagcctttgccccccttattgagtctaaagcattacAAAGGTCATCAACATGAAAAGAGAACTAAGATCTTTATCGAAAATGACACCAggaaagttagtcttccaggatgatttaagattaaagttacgtcattgaaatactaaatatgaaaaattaacattattactaaaaataaacaagttctgtctacattaacaataagattattagaacgacaccatttttaaattcacaaataccattaattaattttcagtttgcgcaATACCTAGATGCGAAATAGGAACAAGGTGAAGTTAAACTATCAAGATTAATCAAACCgacacttcaatattattaaatcatgcagtgataagagaagttgtgaaacaatacaaatgaaaaatcgtgaactgaatataatttattaaagtagtaattatagaattaatataattgtgacgaaaaaagttttaacttcaattttcatATTCGTGTGGAGCGCGGGCATACAGGTAGACATGGAGTAATTTTGATTGTGCCACGAAAGCCCTTTGAGTCTTGGTATCCCTGAGTGAAAATATGTCTAGCAGAGCTCACATTTGACGTGGATAAAAAATTGCGTGTGAAGATTATTTTATGTGCTGTGCACTTGTCTTTGGGCTGACACTAAAGATGGGTAGGCCTACGCATTGTAAGTCCCCATGGTGGTCAGTACAACACATAACTACCGCTCAGACAATATTTTCCAAAGGTTATGCTTTGCGGAATTGCCCAGTGATAGTATTAATTATCCATATTGTAAATGTTTGTACGTTATTCTGTTTAATATGAATACTGGAATAATCTTATTCTCGCCTCTCTGTATTTGTTGTGCACACCACAAAAACATACTTACGTCctatggaataatattttggagaaattctgcagatagtaaaaatatattacaaaaaagagcaattagaataatagtcgAGCAAAGCCTAGAAAATCGTGTAGAGTGTAGACCAGTGGTCATCAGCTTACAGCACCCTGGGACTAGCATCTCTTACCTGCAGAGAAACACACTGTACTATAGTGCAATCGtatctgctagcgggtatgctccctacctcttcctgctgcacgactggGCACAGGGGACAGCTCATttaccatttcagcgagtgctgacgaccattggtgtagaccatttttaaaaaattagagattatgaccttaacaaatcagtatattatatactctttaataagtttcctctattgtaataaagaaaattttctgactaattcagccatacatagtataaatacccgcagaaagaatgattttcatgtaccatcatcaaatttatcaaagGGAAATAGGGTTACGTTACAtggcaataaaaatgttcaatagtcttcctgaagacattaaaaatcataaccaaaactctgcattatttaagataaaactaaaaaattacttaatatctcacactttctgttctgtagatgaattcttgacatttcacgctaatgtgtaaatattttaataatatgaaatgGTAATCATATTCCATTGTATAatttgttattaaggtattaattctgtatataggcctatttcatatttgcatttgcaTATGTTAAACGTAATAACTGGACATGTTCTTCATTCTTTGCTATAAAGCAActataagaatattatgaaacgagtttgtctctctgtctgtctgtctgtctgtctatacagTTAAAACTACAGCACTTTTCATTTCCAGGACTGATCCATTAACGTTACAAGAAAATGTTAAGCAGTACAAAGAGCGAACGGCCTGTCTCAACAACATCGTAATCAAAAAGAAGTGCTGCGCATTCTCATAGACCTTCGCACTGAGTGCTTACGTATTCTTCTCGAAATTCTTtcatggagcgagtcttgatgggggTTCACCTGTATGtaagcaacaatttcgcacgacaagtagcatatatacaagggctcttgtttactgcacatgtaaGTGAAACAATAAGGGAGAGCCAATTTCTTTCCATCTCTGCACATACTCGTATATCTGtggttgatacttttgtacgcgGTTTGTAACAGCTGGTGTTTAAACCCCAAAAGACGGAAGAACATACTGTTTTTATCATCGTTAAAATCTACTTATTTCAACACATTCGAACATGCAAGCTATCAAAATATctgtataaactaatttcaagaattgagGAGATTTGCCAGTTCAAGACGTTATGAAAGtgcaataatttaacatgaatatttgaagtgtgcatttccataacgttgtaagtgccgaaaccgggagaatctattttttcacatatatcagttGTAGGCGCCATGTTTGACAACATTACGAAAGGTTATGAATAAAGTTCTGCTCCGagtaataaagtagtgcactttAAGGTTGTGCAAGTCAcaacgttgtatgtactgtacatgtgCATATGCTATAAGCGCGACCTCTGTATCCTGTGTTTCATTGCGAGTTGATAATGGTTTGAATGTATTTGTTACTGTGGTGTGACGATTACTACAACCATGAATACAGATCCACAAAATtccagaaaaaggaaaaggaattaagACAATTGGAGAAAAAATCAAACAAAACGCTTAAAAGATGCTGGGAAAGAATAAATTTTCGCAAAAAGCAAAAAAGTTGTTCCAAAATGACAGGAACGAGTTTAGGTAAGAAACAATATACTTCTCACATTCATTTTCATAATCAAAAAGGCATGTCGAAAATATGAATCTAGAGTTACCAATGTTTTCATACCTTAATTTTACTTTATCCTGTACAGTATTTGAAGTTATGTGCTTACTGAGTTAACAATCAGTTTGGAATTCTAAATTAAACAGTGCTTTATTaaagattattatattattattattattattattattattattgttattgttattgttattattattattattattattattattattattattattattattattattattattattattattattaagagcaaTATGTGGCACATTTATATGTGCTAAAATGTATATTCTATTTTACTGTATTGTAGGTGAACTGTAAGTGTAAACTATCATGCAGCAGCCTTCGACTAGAATATCGAAAAGGACAGTTTAGGCAGTTCCAAGAAATGCGAGAATACTCCAAGCAGCAGGCTTATTTGTTTCGATTCATGCATCCCCAGGCCATCAAATGGAGAAGACATGGTAAATATGAGCACCCAGGTGAAAGTAGAAGGCAGCACTCTTTTCACTACTATCTTCTTCTTCGTGGAGGAAGTGAGGTAAGAATCTGTCTTAAAACATTCTGCAATACATTTGGTATTACTGCAAGAAGAGTTCTACTAATATGGGAAAAAATTGTAAGAGGTGAAATGGACTGTAAAGATAATAGACGTGGAGCTCACACAATTCTTAGAAATCAAGGATGGAGAGAGAAGATCATGGAACATATAAAGTCTTTCACTACTCTCGAAGCAAGAATCCACAGAAGATGTTCTTATCCCCAGACTTGAATGTAAGCAGGATGTATCGCTCATTTTTGGAAAAGTATTGTCATGGCGACATGAAGCCTCCAGTTAGTCGTCAGTGGTACAATGAAATTTTCTTAGCGCAATTTAATCTTTCCTTTGCTCGACGACGAATAGACGCATGTTCAACTTGTGATCGCCTTACTATGCAAATGAAAACAGGTGATAAGGAAGCTTCTGTTATGAGAGAGTTCCACCATAGACAAGCTGAAGCAGCCTCAAATGCCATGTCTGCTGATACAGAAAATGCGAATTCGTCTGGACATACCATTGTGATTTCATTTGATATGCAGCAGCAGATGTATCTTCCAAGTCTGACGCACTCAGAAATGTTACTATTCATGGCAGATTGCTAGTTGCAACCTTGGTATACATGACGAAGGTACAGGCATGGGAACAATGTGCCTCTGGATAGAAACTGTAGGAGGTAGAGGATCCCTGGAAGTAGCCCATTGTCTCCACAAATATTTGAGTACACTTACAACAGATAAGAAAAAGCTGATTTTATTGTCTGATAACTGTGCAAGCCAGAACAAAAATCAGGTATTGATTGCAATGTATATGGCAAATGGTAAATTTAAGGACATTATTCATAAATTTCCGGTAAGAGGTCACACATCCCTTAGTTGTGACCGTGGCTTGGCCACATAGAGAAGCGAAAACGCAAATGTAGGGCACATACACACATGAATCTCATGCGTATAATCACACAAGCAAGAGTCAAACAACCATTTTCTGTAATGATTCAAGAGAGCTTTACTGATTTCAAAGAATTAGCTCATCAAACACTCGacacaaaaaaattgaaaatttcaacattttcaaagaTAATGCTGAAAGCTGAAACTTTTGGTCAAGTTGCTGTTATCAAAAGTCATGGTGATTTGCAAATGTAGGAAAAGACACTTTTAATACTGAAACCAGGAgtattgtccgcgcaacttatctaggcacctgggttccctagtgctGTCTCACTGCCCCGTAACTATCTGCTGGCTACCTGACGTTGCTGCAAcagttgtacgtacagttacaaaaacatcattcggtactgtatttaatttcagtgcattccattggatatggtaggtgaaagtatatggtttcacaaaatatcaaacataaataaattacatttttcttcttctgtgtgctatacagtatgatcacaactccaattattacaatattcgtaTCTGGCCGTGAGCCGTAAGCGATACGTAAAGTCTTTCAAGTAGAAGCACAGGTCTGTAGTTGTTGGGTTTCCAAaaagttcactttcacatacagtcattatcaatattcttcttcttcctcctcctcttcccttcatcttcatcatcatcatcatcatcatcatcatcatcatcatcacagttaTCACTGCTGGTGTCGTCTAGAcgtattataaaatccataaattattagggaaaagacttgaagcaagtaaagagatacgtttcgaaataaatcccgaaaagacaaagtatataattatgtctcgtgactagaacatagtacgaaatggaaatataaaaattggtaatttatccgttgaagaggtggaaaaattcaaatacagcaacagtaacaaatgtaaatgacactcggaggaaattaaacgcagaataaataggggaaatgtctgctattattaggttgagaagcttttgtcatccagtcaactctcaaaaaagctgaagtcagaatttataaaacagttagtatcggctgttctgtatggttgtgaacttggactctcactttgagaga contains these protein-coding regions:
- the LOC138700162 gene encoding uncharacterized protein translates to MMSHSLVKNSGRKLSPQSDVREGDTGEGRFMTEPTGEKKRRLTTGTPLVSAGPAEKMKMTAATQTSDHCLQSEVIQMDATTQTSDHCLQTKGIQTDATTQTSDHYLQTEVIQADADTQTSDHYIQTEVIQTDAGTQTSDRYLQTEVIQTDAGTQTIDHYLQTEVIQTDTDTQTSDHYLQTEVIQTDAGTQTSDHYLQTEVIQTDAGTQTSDHYLQTEVIQTDAGTQTSDHYLQTEVIQTDADTQTSDHYLQTEVIQADADTQTSDRYLQTEVIQTDADTQTSDHYLQTEVIQTDADTQTSDCYLQTEVIQTDADTQTSDHYLQTEVIQTDSGTQTSDHYLQTEVIQTDAGTQTSDHYLQTEVIQTDAGTQTSDHYLQTEMIQTDAGTQTSDHYLQTEVIHTDAGTQTSDHYLQTKVIQTDVVTQTSDHYLQTEVIQTDEETKTSDHYLQTEVIQMDATSAQTSDHYLQTEVIQTDEGTKTSDHYLQTEIIQTDATSAQTSDHYLQTEVIQMDEGTKTSDYYLQTEIIQADATSAQTSVSSVVEDVPKATEKVMTSRERFLERIRRIRVNSEDLRRARERGMMERLKMTGHYPYYPHQKRMTHLDRSRKEEEIRVVNYEEEEELEPVKVKKRNFFIRLFFRICSCCCPCLCKRKRRF